Proteins found in one uncultured Desulfuromonas sp. genomic segment:
- a CDS encoding TRAP transporter permease, which yields MDDQHNRQPIDEGVEQARRLVQEEELGLRHVSGWQRFIVPVVALSWSLFQLSLSSWLLLDSTYVRAIHLAFALFLIFISAPTFKRKINVPGLRWLSAMDRIPLMDLVIALTATLLALYIVLDYEGLAARVGMASSRDIVVGSLLVIVLWEATRRVVGPALAVIGMLFTLYAFFGPYMPDFLAFKGVSVNRYLGQIALTTEGIYGVPIYVSAKIVFLYVLFGALLEKAGAGRFFIDLAMSLLGRYKGGPAKAAVLSSGLTGLISGSSIANVVTTGTFTIPLMKKVGYPAKKAAAIEVAVSTNGQLMPPVMGAAAFIIAEYVNLPYLEVCKAAAIPAFASYIALFFLTHIEASKLGMRGLTKAELPVFFTILSEGFHYLVPILYLLYELIVPRHSPDMAAFRATMVLLVIMQFQHLFHAVRNGESRGRALYQGFVDIIDGLVAGARNMVSVAVATAAAGIVVGVVTMGLGGLVTDIIDTLSMGNLYLMLGIVAFASLILGMGLPTTANYIVMASLTAPALVTLADWNGFAVPLIAAHLFCFYFGILADDTPPVGLAAYAASAIARSEPIPTGVQGFLYDIRTAALPFMFIFNTDILLVGINSWPLALYIFFMTCVGTCAFAAATQGWFIASNRLYETGLLFVVCAIMFRPDFFGHLLHIDNHYLCYMLGVGLLALIYALQKPRARQQEQQIRANAT from the coding sequence ATGGACGATCAACACAACCGGCAACCCATTGACGAGGGGGTGGAACAGGCGCGCCGCCTTGTTCAGGAAGAGGAGCTGGGCCTGCGCCACGTCTCAGGATGGCAGCGGTTTATTGTACCGGTGGTGGCGCTGAGCTGGTCGTTGTTTCAACTCTCGCTGTCGAGCTGGCTGTTGCTCGATTCCACCTATGTACGAGCTATTCATCTGGCGTTTGCGTTGTTCCTGATTTTTATCTCCGCCCCGACCTTTAAACGCAAAATCAATGTTCCCGGCTTGCGCTGGTTGTCGGCAATGGACCGGATTCCGCTGATGGATCTGGTGATTGCGCTGACGGCAACGCTGCTGGCCCTGTATATTGTGCTCGATTACGAGGGGCTGGCGGCGCGGGTCGGCATGGCCAGCAGCCGCGACATTGTGGTGGGTAGCCTGCTGGTGATCGTACTGTGGGAAGCCACGCGGCGAGTGGTCGGTCCGGCCCTGGCCGTGATCGGCATGCTGTTTACCCTGTACGCTTTTTTCGGCCCTTACATGCCCGATTTTCTCGCGTTCAAAGGGGTCAGCGTTAACCGCTATCTCGGCCAGATCGCCCTGACTACTGAGGGCATCTACGGCGTGCCCATCTACGTATCGGCCAAGATCGTCTTTCTCTATGTGTTGTTTGGCGCTCTACTTGAAAAGGCCGGTGCCGGACGTTTTTTTATCGATCTGGCCATGAGTCTGCTGGGGCGCTACAAAGGTGGCCCGGCCAAGGCTGCGGTGCTCTCTTCCGGTTTAACCGGGCTGATTTCCGGCTCCTCCATCGCCAATGTCGTTACCACCGGCACCTTTACCATTCCACTGATGAAGAAGGTCGGTTATCCGGCTAAGAAAGCGGCGGCTATCGAGGTAGCGGTGTCCACCAACGGTCAACTGATGCCGCCGGTGATGGGCGCGGCAGCGTTTATCATTGCCGAGTACGTCAATCTGCCGTATCTGGAGGTGTGCAAGGCGGCGGCGATTCCGGCCTTTGCCTCGTATATTGCGCTGTTTTTCCTCACCCATATCGAGGCGAGTAAACTCGGCATGCGCGGCCTGACCAAAGCGGAACTGCCGGTTTTTTTCACCATCCTGAGCGAGGGCTTTCACTATCTGGTGCCGATTCTTTACCTGCTTTACGAGCTGATCGTGCCGCGCCATTCGCCGGATATGGCGGCTTTCCGTGCCACGATGGTGCTGCTGGTGATCATGCAGTTTCAGCATCTGTTCCACGCGGTCAGAAACGGCGAGTCCCGTGGTCGTGCCCTGTATCAGGGCTTTGTGGACATTATTGACGGTCTGGTCGCCGGTGCGCGCAACATGGTCAGCGTGGCCGTGGCCACCGCCGCCGCCGGGATTGTCGTCGGTGTTGTGACCATGGGTCTCGGCGGGCTGGTTACCGACATTATCGACACTTTGAGCATGGGCAATCTGTACCTGATGCTCGGCATCGTCGCCTTTGCCAGCCTGATTCTCGGTATGGGCCTGCCGACTACGGCCAACTATATTGTCATGGCCAGCCTGACGGCTCCGGCTCTGGTGACTCTGGCAGATTGGAACGGATTTGCCGTGCCGCTGATTGCCGCACACCTGTTCTGCTTTTACTTCGGCATTCTTGCCGATGATACGCCACCTGTTGGACTTGCGGCCTATGCGGCCAGCGCCATTGCCCGCAGTGAGCCGATTCCCACCGGAGTGCAGGGTTTTCTTTATGACATTCGCACGGCAGCGCTGCCGTTCATGTTTATTTTCAATACCGACATCTTGCTGGTGGGCATCAATAGCTGGCCGCTGGCCCTGTACATCTTCTTTATGACCTGTGTCGGCACCTGCGCCTTTGCCGCCGCCACCCAGGGGTGGTTCATCGCATCCAACCGCCTTTATGAGACCGGCTTGCTGTTTGTGGTGTGTGCCATCATGTTCCGCCCCGACTTTTTCGGTCACCTGCTGCATATTGACAATCACTATCTGTGTTACATGCTTGGAGTAGGGCTGTTGGCCTTGATCTATGCCCTTCAGAAACCTCGGGCACGTCAGCAAGAGCAGCAGATTCGCGCCAATGCGACGTAG
- a CDS encoding TAXI family TRAP transporter solute-binding subunit, giving the protein MKKGLVILSCLLMAVTLMPVSGFAARTTYVSIGTGGVTGVYYPTGGAIAKMVNKKRREYNLSATFQSTGGSVFNVNALSVGDLEFGIVQSDRQYQAYNGLGEWQGKPFTKLRAVFSIHPELVTIVAGADKNIRTVADLKGHVVNIGAPGTGQRGNAMDLLNAVGMEPGKDLQVEGLKAAESASMLQDGRIDAYFYTVGHPNGSVKEAVAGARKVNFVAVPEEISSKLVQQFPFYAAAAIPVDLYPGVVNDADVNTYGVKATLCTSADVSDEIVYAITKEVFDNFEEFKKLHPAYASLTKHQMLDGLSAPIHSGAMKYYKEVGLK; this is encoded by the coding sequence ATGAAAAAAGGGCTGGTGATCTTGTCTTGTCTGTTGATGGCCGTTACTTTGATGCCGGTGAGCGGCTTTGCTGCACGGACCACCTATGTGTCCATCGGCACTGGTGGCGTGACCGGCGTGTACTACCCGACCGGCGGCGCCATTGCCAAGATGGTGAATAAGAAACGCAGGGAGTACAACCTGAGCGCCACGTTTCAGTCCACCGGCGGGTCGGTGTTTAATGTCAATGCCCTCTCCGTGGGCGATCTTGAGTTTGGCATTGTTCAATCTGACCGGCAGTATCAGGCCTACAATGGCCTGGGTGAGTGGCAGGGCAAGCCGTTTACCAAACTGCGGGCGGTGTTTTCGATTCATCCCGAACTGGTGACCATTGTTGCCGGGGCAGATAAGAATATTCGCACAGTCGCCGACCTCAAGGGACATGTGGTGAATATCGGTGCTCCGGGCACCGGACAGCGCGGCAATGCCATGGATCTGCTGAACGCCGTAGGCATGGAGCCGGGCAAGGATTTACAGGTTGAGGGGCTGAAAGCGGCGGAATCTGCGAGCATGCTGCAGGATGGCCGCATTGATGCCTACTTTTACACCGTCGGTCATCCCAACGGTTCGGTGAAAGAGGCTGTGGCCGGTGCGCGCAAAGTGAATTTTGTTGCCGTGCCCGAAGAGATCAGCAGCAAGCTGGTGCAGCAATTCCCCTTTTATGCGGCGGCAGCAATTCCGGTGGACCTTTACCCCGGTGTGGTCAATGATGCCGATGTGAACACCTATGGTGTGAAAGCGACGTTGTGCACCAGTGCCGATGTGTCGGATGAGATCGTTTATGCTATCACCAAAGAGGTGTTTGACAATTTCGAGGAGTTCAAAAAACTGCATCCGGCCTATGCCTCGCTGACCAAACATCAGATGCTCGATGGCCTGTCCGCGCCGATCCATTCGGGCGCGATGAAGTATTACAAAGAAGTGGGACTGAAGTAG
- a CDS encoding PAS domain S-box protein — translation MSEKPTYKELEERVQYLEKAEHELKKIEALLKDEIFWRRLLVEESRDGIIVIDQNIKVFEANKKFADMLGYSMEEIHQLHVWDWDTQFTKEELHQMSQTVLDVGHHFETRHRRKDGTLIDVALSNNGIVYRGKKLILCVCRDITASKQATKEREELIQELKKAATEIKILRGILPLCSFCKKIRDDKGYWQQVDTYIDKHTEADISHSICPDCMKQHYPEEYKGLCLEQDIPLPNE, via the coding sequence ATGTCTGAAAAGCCAACGTATAAAGAATTGGAAGAGCGCGTTCAGTACCTGGAAAAGGCTGAACACGAACTCAAGAAGATCGAAGCGTTGCTAAAAGATGAGATTTTTTGGCGACGACTTTTGGTGGAGGAATCACGCGACGGTATCATTGTCATTGACCAAAATATCAAAGTCTTTGAAGCGAATAAAAAATTTGCCGATATGCTTGGTTATTCAATGGAAGAAATCCACCAGCTTCATGTCTGGGACTGGGACACTCAGTTTACCAAAGAAGAATTGCATCAAATGTCCCAAACGGTCCTTGACGTCGGCCACCATTTTGAAACACGCCACCGTCGCAAAGACGGCACCCTCATTGATGTCGCACTAAGCAATAATGGTATCGTTTACAGGGGCAAAAAGTTGATCCTCTGTGTCTGTCGAGATATTACCGCGAGCAAACAAGCCACAAAAGAACGCGAAGAGCTGATACAAGAGCTTAAAAAAGCAGCAACGGAGATTAAGATTTTAAGGGGCATATTGCCCTTGTGCTCTTTTTGTAAAAAGATCAGAGATGATAAAGGTTATTGGCAGCAGGTTGATACCTATATCGACAAACATACCGAAGCGGATATCAGTCACAGTATCTGTCCGGACTGTATGAAACAACACTATCCAGAAGAATATAAAGGGCTCTGTTTAGAGCAAGATATTCCATTGCCCAACGAATAA
- a CDS encoding adenylate kinase: MKRVAVFGNAGGGKSTLAKRLAETTGLPLHPLDTIKFRPGGDEIPQEEYLALHAELLKQPEWIIDGFGCMTTLWQRLAEADTLVYLDLPLPMHAWWVTKRLIKGLWVTPEGWPEGSPMWRSTLSSYRVLWLCHRHLTPRYRAFVAQAVQKKQVFHLRTPGEIEGFLRETANGAQANS; the protein is encoded by the coding sequence ATGAAACGAGTCGCTGTATTTGGTAATGCCGGTGGCGGCAAATCCACTCTGGCAAAAAGGCTGGCCGAAACCACCGGCCTGCCACTGCATCCCCTGGATACCATCAAGTTCCGCCCCGGCGGTGACGAAATCCCTCAAGAAGAATATCTGGCCCTTCATGCCGAGCTGCTAAAACAGCCGGAGTGGATCATTGACGGCTTTGGCTGCATGACGACTCTGTGGCAGCGTCTGGCTGAGGCCGACACGTTGGTCTACCTGGACTTGCCGTTGCCTATGCATGCCTGGTGGGTGACGAAACGGCTGATCAAAGGGCTGTGGGTCACGCCGGAAGGATGGCCGGAGGGCAGCCCCATGTGGCGCAGCACGTTGAGTAGTTATCGGGTGCTGTGGTTGTGCCATCGTCACCTGACACCGCGTTACCGGGCGTTTGTCGCTCAGGCGGTACAAAAGAAGCAGGTCTTTCATTTGCGCACGCCGGGAGAGATTGAGGGATTTTTGCGGGAGACTGCAAACGGGGCACAGGCAAATAGTTAA
- a CDS encoding type II toxin-antitoxin system CcdA family antitoxin gives MKNTVRKQSANLSIRSDLLQRAKRNKINLSKTLEDRLEELLKAQDREEWLKQNRDAIKTANDYVAEKGLWSDGLRQF, from the coding sequence ATGAAAAATACAGTTCGCAAACAATCGGCAAATCTCAGCATTCGCAGTGATCTACTTCAACGGGCAAAGAGAAACAAAATTAATCTCTCCAAAACTCTGGAGGATCGGCTGGAAGAGCTGTTAAAAGCACAGGACCGCGAAGAATGGTTGAAACAAAATCGCGATGCCATCAAAACCGCCAATGACTATGTTGCGGAAAAAGGGCTGTGGAGTGACGGCTTGAGGCAATTCTGA
- a CDS encoding CcdB family protein, with product MAQFDIYPSSSANAAYLIDLQDDLIDDLSTRAVAPLVAIDEVPKRMKILNPMIQIEGKDYVLMTHLLAAIPVSTLKNRIASASCQRDEIIASLDFLFTGI from the coding sequence ATGGCACAATTCGACATTTATCCCTCCTCCTCCGCCAACGCCGCCTACCTCATCGATTTACAGGATGATCTCATCGACGATTTGTCAACACGGGCTGTTGCTCCTTTGGTTGCTATTGACGAGGTGCCCAAGCGCATGAAAATCCTCAATCCGATGATTCAGATTGAAGGTAAGGATTACGTTTTGATGACCCATCTCTTAGCTGCAATCCCGGTTTCGACATTAAAGAATAGGATTGCTTCGGCTTCTTGCCAACGTGATGAGATTATCGCCTCGCTCGATTTTCTTTTTACGGGCATCTAA
- a CDS encoding Fic family protein: MSIYKLNSHCETVFHAFPALPEQATLAGYSALIEAHSLKVPLPDSLCAIGTKHKKFTEGRWRFFTPRHQPPETLCGHLTFALKYEGIDLAVLNALFHTIEAGELEEIIRTEPTGSYSRRLWFLWEWLRDDHLDLPDATSGNFVAVVNDKLQYSGRAIASRRHRVNNNLPGTRDFCPLIRKTEKLERFIGKNLSQTALRHIGQTHADLLARAAAFLLLKDSKASYTIEGESPPHSRVERWGRIIGDAGKRPLTLAELNYLQTQVITDPRFIELGLRTQGGFVGDHDRATGLPLPDHISAKPEDLARLLAGLLETHTLLEDSDFDAILLASVIAFGFVFIHPFEDGNGRIHRYLLHHILAEKGFVPQGLVFPVSAVILERIADYRKTLEHFSRPRLDFIEWRPTEKNNVEVLNETIDLYRYFDATQQAEFFFACVEETVNTTLPEEVDYLEKYDRLNTFIKNYIDMPDNLVDLLIRFLSQNNGTLSKRARRHEFDKLTEQEVQAIEGKYAEIFGEEK, encoded by the coding sequence ATGTCTATTTATAAGCTAAATTCACACTGTGAAACTGTTTTTCACGCGTTTCCTGCTTTGCCGGAACAAGCGACCCTCGCCGGATATTCCGCCTTGATTGAGGCCCATAGCCTCAAGGTTCCCCTTCCCGACAGTTTGTGCGCCATCGGGACAAAACACAAAAAATTTACCGAGGGGCGTTGGCGGTTTTTTACCCCAAGACACCAGCCGCCAGAGACTCTCTGTGGCCACCTCACATTTGCGCTGAAATACGAGGGCATTGATCTGGCCGTGCTCAATGCGTTGTTTCACACGATTGAAGCGGGCGAGTTGGAAGAAATTATACGCACCGAGCCGACCGGAAGCTATAGCCGCAGGCTGTGGTTTCTGTGGGAATGGCTGCGTGATGACCACTTGGATCTGCCGGATGCGACCAGCGGAAACTTCGTCGCGGTTGTTAACGACAAGCTGCAGTACTCCGGTAGAGCCATTGCGTCTCGCCGCCACCGGGTGAACAACAACCTGCCGGGCACGCGGGATTTTTGTCCATTGATTCGCAAAACGGAAAAACTTGAGCGGTTTATCGGCAAAAACCTGTCGCAAACTGCGCTGCGCCACATTGGGCAGACTCATGCCGACCTGCTGGCACGCGCCGCGGCGTTTTTGCTTCTGAAAGACTCAAAAGCGTCTTACACCATCGAAGGTGAAAGTCCGCCGCACAGCCGCGTTGAACGCTGGGGGAGAATCATTGGCGACGCGGGAAAAAGACCACTCACGCTGGCCGAACTGAATTACCTGCAGACACAGGTGATCACGGACCCTCGATTTATTGAGCTCGGGCTGCGCACCCAAGGTGGTTTTGTCGGCGACCATGACCGGGCGACCGGTCTGCCCTTGCCCGATCATATCTCTGCAAAACCCGAAGATCTTGCCAGGCTGCTGGCGGGTCTGTTGGAAACCCATACCTTGTTGGAAGACAGCGATTTCGATGCGATTCTGCTCGCCTCCGTCATCGCGTTCGGCTTTGTTTTCATCCATCCCTTTGAAGACGGCAATGGCCGCATCCATCGTTATTTGCTTCACCATATTCTGGCGGAAAAAGGATTTGTACCGCAAGGTTTGGTCTTCCCCGTTTCCGCCGTCATCCTGGAAAGAATCGCGGACTACCGCAAGACGCTGGAGCATTTCTCCCGTCCGCGACTGGATTTCATCGAATGGCGACCAACCGAAAAAAACAATGTCGAAGTCCTCAATGAAACCATCGACCTGTACCGTTATTTTGATGCCACGCAGCAGGCCGAGTTTTTCTTTGCCTGTGTCGAGGAAACCGTCAACACTACCCTGCCGGAAGAAGTGGATTATCTGGAGAAATACGACCGCCTCAATACGTTCATCAAAAACTACATCGACATGCCGGACAACTTGGTTGATCTGCTCATCCGCTTTTTGTCACAAAACAACGGAACGCTGTCAAAAAGAGCCAGAAGGCACGAATTTGACAAGTTGACGGAGCAGGAGGTTCAGGCGATTGAAGGAAAATATGCGGAAATTTTCGGCGAAGAGAAATAA
- a CDS encoding Pycsar system effector family protein gives MDCKSIFLFDVLKRYDHYIGTTNFKVGLMMSFLLTVVLGLTLRVVVLGSKSDINIIMFSILILFVFLTITLSLVAVYKLLCVVFPNTKNPSFYESMIFFGDVSTTHGGAAGYHEKIKTSSEEEILKDLSFQTFTVAGIVSDKFKTLQVAVNIIRFCVVPLLFISIIFILIIH, from the coding sequence ATGGATTGTAAGTCGATATTTTTGTTTGATGTGTTGAAAAGATATGACCACTACATTGGGACTACAAATTTCAAGGTTGGTCTTATGATGTCTTTTTTGCTTACAGTTGTACTCGGATTGACTTTGCGTGTAGTCGTCCTTGGGTCGAAAAGCGATATAAACATTATTATGTTTTCAATACTTATATTGTTTGTATTTTTAACTATAACTTTATCACTTGTTGCTGTCTATAAATTGCTTTGTGTAGTATTCCCAAACACTAAAAATCCAAGTTTTTACGAATCAATGATATTTTTTGGTGATGTATCTACGACCCATGGAGGTGCAGCTGGGTATCATGAAAAAATAAAGACCTCTTCAGAAGAAGAAATTCTTAAGGATTTATCATTTCAAACATTCACTGTGGCGGGAATAGTCTCTGATAAATTCAAGACGCTCCAAGTGGCTGTCAATATAATAAGGTTTTGTGTCGTTCCATTACTTTTCATTTCAATTATTTTTATCTTAATTATCCACTGA
- a CDS encoding adenylate/guanylate cyclase domain-containing protein: MSNLENLFNEVFDMVDTRTKTVKKVLNSATLNERFESLPSGPQREYILQSQIRPIFGKDGINSTPIGTHPDFLSLENGSSRTINQYVCTLFVDIKGSTRLSLLYPLDLVYKFKDAVIKTCVEVIRSLDGSVHRIMGDAVMAFFGGNATEKEDAIADAINCATTLRAVLEGSIKPWMVKNGIDAKDFGFRVGCDFGDDSEVLWGSFGYSNVGEVSATGLPVDMASKLQGLASKNQTMIGQGILNFINWPENYSKIKENTRSCEEQKLPVVTPNLTDKNGNPINYQMRLLRYEAYLECSALPRQFKEVLGDIRVINHKAISYKCYTVANDNEVEYFPSSKFLEKNVPLVFKVVVNTRINGLSFPLTAIFTKMNNGKDVPIEEREKEYPPVERILRKPVPDKYNKSPNQFVKAILNESTLYRGLHTMKCEIVDRNKKTLFRDWIGVMIK, from the coding sequence ATGAGTAATCTTGAAAATCTTTTCAATGAAGTTTTCGATATGGTTGATACCAGAACTAAGACGGTAAAAAAGGTATTAAATTCAGCCACTTTAAATGAGAGATTTGAGTCTTTGCCGTCAGGGCCACAGCGCGAATACATTCTTCAGTCCCAGATTAGGCCAATATTTGGAAAAGACGGCATTAATTCTACCCCCATAGGAACACATCCAGATTTTCTTTCTCTAGAAAATGGTAGTTCTAGAACGATTAATCAGTATGTATGCACCCTTTTTGTAGACATTAAGGGGTCTACCCGCCTTTCATTGCTTTACCCTCTAGACCTTGTATATAAATTCAAAGATGCGGTTATAAAGACTTGTGTAGAAGTTATTCGTTCTCTTGATGGTTCTGTTCATAGAATAATGGGCGACGCAGTAATGGCATTTTTTGGAGGCAATGCTACTGAAAAGGAAGATGCAATTGCAGATGCAATCAATTGCGCTACAACCTTACGGGCAGTACTTGAAGGTAGCATTAAGCCATGGATGGTAAAGAACGGAATTGATGCAAAAGACTTTGGTTTTAGAGTTGGTTGCGACTTTGGAGATGACAGCGAAGTTCTTTGGGGAAGCTTTGGTTACTCTAATGTCGGTGAGGTGTCGGCTACAGGCCTTCCCGTCGATATGGCCTCTAAGTTACAAGGTCTCGCTAGTAAAAACCAAACTATGATTGGTCAAGGCATATTGAATTTTATAAATTGGCCCGAAAACTATTCTAAAATAAAGGAGAATACAAGGTCTTGTGAAGAACAAAAGTTGCCTGTAGTTACCCCAAATCTGACTGATAAAAACGGTAATCCAATAAATTATCAAATGCGACTATTACGATATGAAGCTTATCTTGAGTGCAGTGCTCTTCCTCGCCAATTTAAGGAAGTTTTAGGAGATATTCGTGTAATCAACCACAAGGCCATATCATACAAATGTTATACCGTTGCGAATGATAATGAGGTTGAATATTTCCCCTCTTCTAAGTTTTTAGAAAAAAATGTGCCTCTTGTTTTTAAAGTCGTTGTGAACACAAGAATTAATGGTCTGTCCTTCCCATTAACTGCAATATTCACTAAGATGAACAATGGCAAAGACGTTCCAATAGAAGAAAGAGAAAAAGAATATCCACCAGTAGAAAGAATTCTTAGGAAACCTGTTCCAGATAAGTACAATAAATCTCCAAATCAATTCGTTAAAGCAATTTTGAATGAGTCAACCTTGTATAGGGGACTTCATACGATGAAATGTGAAATAGTAGATAGAAATAAAAAAACTCTTTTTCGCGATTGGATTGGGGTGATGATCAAGTAG
- a CDS encoding IS4 family transposase: MTNSNTVLSQIVRIFPRHEFQTLANKHHAGQKFHSFFRWTQFVALLTAQLTGRDSLRDIVENMSAQSGKLYHLGIKSFSRATLSRANEQQPHEMYEALFLRLLGRCQTVAPRNKRFKFKESAKLYLLDATMIDLSLSLFPWAKYRKSKGAAKLHIGLDADGYLPAFVDLSEGKEHEINMARQLELPKDSYVVFDRGYTDYSWYQELTDSGIRFVTRLKSNAVTFPGPKRRGRKSPGVLLDQQIQLKGIDGTFRKVRYLDAETDITYEFVTNALDISAATVAELYKERWQIELFFKWIKQNLRIKSFLGTSRNAVMTQIWIVLCAYLLLAYLKFQAKISRTMQQMLLLLQLNLFERRDFLELFKPPGRKNIINNGQLALI, translated from the coding sequence ATGACGAATTCTAACACTGTTCTTTCACAAATTGTACGAATTTTCCCGAGACATGAGTTTCAGACTCTGGCCAATAAGCACCACGCCGGACAGAAATTCCACTCGTTTTTCCGCTGGACGCAGTTTGTCGCGCTGTTGACGGCACAACTGACCGGCCGTGACAGCTTGCGGGATATTGTTGAAAATATGTCGGCGCAAAGCGGTAAACTCTATCACCTCGGGATCAAATCGTTCAGTCGGGCCACGCTGAGTCGGGCGAACGAGCAACAGCCCCACGAAATGTACGAGGCGCTATTTCTGCGCCTGCTGGGGCGTTGCCAAACAGTCGCACCGCGCAACAAGCGTTTCAAGTTCAAGGAATCGGCAAAGCTCTATCTGCTTGACGCCACCATGATCGACTTGAGCTTATCGCTGTTCCCTTGGGCGAAGTATCGCAAAAGCAAAGGGGCTGCGAAGCTGCATATCGGTCTGGATGCCGACGGCTACCTGCCCGCCTTTGTCGACCTGAGCGAGGGCAAGGAGCATGAGATCAATATGGCCAGGCAGCTGGAGTTACCCAAGGATTCCTATGTTGTCTTTGATCGAGGCTATACCGATTACTCCTGGTATCAGGAACTGACGGATAGCGGCATTCGCTTCGTGACGCGCCTGAAGAGCAATGCGGTCACCTTCCCCGGCCCCAAGCGCAGAGGACGCAAAAGTCCAGGAGTTTTGCTGGATCAACAAATTCAACTCAAGGGGATCGACGGCACCTTTCGTAAAGTGCGTTACCTGGATGCAGAAACCGACATCACCTACGAGTTTGTGACCAATGCGCTGGATATTTCGGCCGCAACGGTCGCTGAACTGTACAAAGAACGCTGGCAGATCGAGTTGTTCTTTAAATGGATCAAACAGAATCTGCGCATTAAAAGCTTTCTGGGCACTTCCCGCAACGCTGTGATGACCCAGATCTGGATTGTTCTGTGCGCCTACCTACTGCTGGCGTATTTGAAATTTCAGGCGAAGATCAGCCGAACGATGCAGCAGATGTTGCTATTATTACAGCTAAATTTGTTCGAGAGACGCGATTTTCTGGAGCTATTTAAGCCTCCAGGCCGAAAAAATATTATAAACAACGGGCAGTTAGCCCTTATCTAA